One Natrinema halophilum genomic window carries:
- the acs gene encoding acetate--CoA ligase yields the protein MDDRNGWNRDAAALTGATHSPPQSFVEQANVSDPGIYEAFAENWPACWERAADLLSWDDEYETVLDETDAPFYRWFPDGRLNAAYNCLDRHLEAGRKNHAAIRWEGKQGERRTYTYRDLYVEVNEFAAALRNLGVEEDDVVTIYLPMIPELPIAMLACARIGAPHSVVFAGLSADALATRMAAADSEYLVTCDGYYRRGDAFNQKSKADNARIGCEQDVRTVVVDRLGDDLPHVLGDDEWDYHELREEFAGETVEPVSRKATDMLFLMYTSGTTGEPKGVVHATGGYLAHVAWTSHAVLDVKPADTYWCAADIGWITGHSYIVYGPLALGTTTVMYEGTPDYPDRDRLWKIVDRNAVDVFYTAPTAIRAFMKWGAEYPGGYDLSSLRLLGTVGEPISPRPWNWYREHVGGGDCPVVDTWWQTETGAVAISTLPGIDEMKPGSAGPALPGIDVEIVDQSGDEVTPGEAGYLTITRPWPGMARTLYDNDERFVAEYWQRFSDPDADEWRYFSGDTARIDDDGYISVLGRVDDVISVSGHRLGTMEIESAIADVDGVAEAAVVGRSSETGDTEIYAYVSTERGRDPNTAVRQAIFENIESSIGPIARPTAVVFTPELPKTRSGKIMRRLLEDVANGEELGDTSALRNPEIVGEIQAEIEDDGSERTP from the coding sequence ATGGACGATCGGAACGGGTGGAACCGAGACGCCGCCGCGTTGACGGGGGCCACCCACAGCCCGCCGCAGTCGTTCGTCGAACAGGCGAACGTCTCGGACCCGGGCATCTACGAGGCGTTCGCAGAGAACTGGCCGGCGTGCTGGGAGCGAGCGGCAGACCTCCTTTCGTGGGACGACGAATACGAGACCGTTCTCGATGAAACGGATGCGCCCTTTTATCGGTGGTTTCCGGACGGTCGGCTCAACGCCGCCTACAACTGCCTCGACCGACACCTCGAGGCGGGGCGAAAGAACCACGCGGCGATCCGCTGGGAGGGAAAGCAAGGGGAGCGACGGACCTACACCTATCGGGATCTGTACGTCGAGGTCAACGAATTCGCGGCGGCCCTGCGGAACCTCGGCGTCGAAGAGGATGACGTCGTCACGATCTACCTGCCGATGATCCCGGAACTGCCGATCGCGATGCTGGCCTGCGCTCGGATCGGCGCACCACACAGCGTCGTCTTTGCGGGGCTCTCGGCGGATGCACTCGCGACGCGAATGGCGGCTGCTGACAGCGAGTACCTCGTCACCTGTGACGGATACTACCGCCGCGGAGATGCCTTCAACCAGAAGAGTAAGGCCGACAACGCCCGTATCGGATGCGAGCAAGACGTCCGAACAGTCGTCGTCGACCGGCTCGGAGACGATTTACCACACGTACTCGGCGACGACGAGTGGGACTATCACGAGCTCCGTGAGGAGTTCGCTGGCGAAACTGTCGAGCCGGTCTCCCGGAAGGCGACGGACATGCTGTTTCTCATGTACACGTCGGGGACGACCGGCGAGCCGAAGGGCGTCGTCCACGCAACCGGGGGTTATCTCGCCCACGTGGCGTGGACGAGTCACGCCGTTCTCGACGTAAAACCTGCCGACACCTACTGGTGTGCGGCCGACATCGGCTGGATCACCGGCCACTCGTACATCGTGTACGGCCCGCTCGCGCTGGGGACGACGACGGTGATGTACGAGGGAACTCCCGATTATCCGGATCGCGATCGGCTCTGGAAGATCGTCGACCGCAACGCCGTCGACGTCTTTTACACGGCGCCGACGGCCATTCGTGCGTTCATGAAATGGGGTGCCGAGTATCCGGGCGGATACGACCTCTCGAGCCTGCGCTTGCTCGGTACCGTCGGTGAGCCGATCAGCCCCCGCCCGTGGAACTGGTACCGCGAACACGTCGGCGGCGGCGACTGTCCAGTGGTCGACACCTGGTGGCAGACCGAAACCGGTGCCGTGGCGATTTCGACGCTGCCGGGAATCGACGAGATGAAACCCGGCTCCGCCGGTCCGGCGCTCCCGGGAATCGACGTCGAGATCGTCGACCAGAGCGGAGACGAGGTCACGCCGGGTGAGGCCGGCTACCTCACGATTACCCGTCCGTGGCCGGGGATGGCCAGAACGCTGTACGACAACGACGAGCGATTCGTCGCCGAGTACTGGCAGCGGTTCTCCGACCCCGATGCCGACGAGTGGCGCTACTTCAGCGGTGACACGGCCCGCATCGACGATGACGGCTACATCTCCGTCCTCGGCCGGGTCGACGACGTGATCTCCGTCTCCGGCCACCGACTGGGCACCATGGAAATCGAAAGCGCAATCGCCGACGTCGATGGCGTCGCCGAGGCCGCTGTCGTCGGCCGCTCGAGCGAGACTGGTGACACCGAAATCTACGCGTACGTGAGCACGGAGCGCGGCCGCGATCCGAACACAGCCGTCCGACAGGCGATTTTCGAAAATATCGAGTCTTCGATCGGGCCGATCGCCAGACCGACGGCCGTGGTCTTCACGCCGGAACTCCCCAAGACGCGATCGGGCAAGATCATGCGCCGTCTGCTCGAGGACGTCGCCAACGGCGAAGAACTGGGCGATACGAGCGCGCTGCGCAATCCCGAGATCGTCGGCGAGATACAGGCCGAAATCGAAGACGACGGCAGCGAACGAACGCCATGA
- a CDS encoding universal stress protein produces MSLLVPFDGSELATKALERASTFGDLLDEEVIVVTVIPDDAGYARDRGWITEGEPFDPEAIAEGMNRRATEVAPAATVRIERVSSDEPTATSTTNVVREIRRIAGEIEASVVFIGSENAGSVIAPQSSVGSPVANDQRYDVYVVREPDSDADPDDMADIDSTQNGL; encoded by the coding sequence ATGTCACTGCTCGTTCCGTTCGACGGATCGGAGTTAGCGACGAAAGCGCTCGAGCGCGCGTCGACGTTCGGCGACCTGCTCGACGAGGAGGTCATCGTGGTGACGGTCATTCCGGACGATGCCGGATATGCTCGGGATCGAGGGTGGATTACGGAGGGCGAACCGTTCGATCCGGAAGCGATCGCCGAAGGGATGAACCGTCGCGCCACCGAGGTTGCACCGGCAGCGACCGTTCGAATCGAACGGGTGAGTTCCGACGAGCCAACTGCGACGTCGACGACGAACGTCGTTCGCGAAATTCGGCGGATCGCCGGCGAAATCGAGGCCTCGGTCGTCTTCATCGGCTCCGAGAACGCCGGCTCGGTCATCGCACCCCAGTCCAGCGTCGGGAGCCCCGTCGCAAACGATCAGCGCTACGACGTCTACGTGGTTCGCGAACCCGACAGCGACGCCGATCCGGACGACATGGCCGATATCGATTCGACCCAGAACGGCCTTTGA
- a CDS encoding universal stress protein: MYDSILVATDGSETASTAVDHAVELAERFDASLYGIAVVDDRTAYDTGIIDPEEAEQHLRERAAGWLEELEARAANAGVAVETTVRTGVPHEEILQYATATDIDVVVVGARGRSSFKGALLGSTVDRVVRVADRTVLVVGNSSASSTGSA; the protein is encoded by the coding sequence ATGTACGATTCCATACTGGTCGCGACCGACGGAAGCGAGACCGCGTCGACCGCCGTCGACCACGCAGTCGAACTCGCCGAGCGATTCGACGCATCGCTGTACGGAATCGCCGTCGTCGACGACCGAACTGCATACGACACGGGTATAATCGACCCTGAAGAGGCCGAACAACACCTTCGAGAGCGGGCTGCGGGCTGGCTCGAGGAACTCGAAGCGCGGGCGGCGAATGCCGGCGTGGCCGTCGAGACAACGGTTCGAACCGGTGTTCCCCACGAAGAGATCCTCCAGTACGCGACAGCGACGGATATCGATGTGGTCGTGGTCGGAGCGCGCGGCCGGTCTTCCTTCAAAGGTGCATTGCTCGGAAGCACCGTGGACAGAGTCGTCAGGGTCGCAGATCGGACGGTACTGGTCGTCGGGAACTCGAGTGCGTCTTCTACCGGGTCGGCCTGA
- a CDS encoding TOBE domain-containing protein, with product MEKEFDPYLRIDDVTVDRTDVEMLRAIDDCGSLSGAADALERSYPRLQQRVVALEDSVGPLVQRTRGGADGGGSSLTEAARSLLERFDRLVAAYEGVARVDESVLSGTVVERDGELATVETGAGTVLAVVPADTPSVAVSIRSDAVSLHAPSDAPPADGTSVRNRFPGTVSWLETGNAVARVGIELENEPTAGDELPELVALVTRRSVEALGLESGRSVVASVKATAARGVATEESRRRGEGG from the coding sequence ATGGAAAAGGAGTTCGATCCCTACCTGCGAATCGACGACGTGACCGTCGATCGCACCGACGTCGAGATGCTGCGCGCCATCGACGACTGTGGTTCGCTGTCCGGCGCGGCCGACGCACTCGAGCGGTCGTATCCGCGCCTCCAACAACGGGTCGTCGCGCTCGAGGACTCGGTCGGGCCTCTGGTACAGCGCACTCGCGGTGGGGCCGATGGGGGCGGCAGTTCGTTGACGGAGGCGGCCCGGAGTCTCCTCGAGCGATTCGACCGGCTGGTCGCGGCCTACGAGGGCGTCGCTCGCGTCGACGAGTCGGTGCTTTCGGGAACAGTGGTCGAACGCGACGGAGAACTCGCAACCGTCGAGACGGGTGCGGGGACGGTCCTCGCGGTCGTTCCCGCGGACACCCCATCCGTTGCCGTGTCGATTCGATCTGACGCGGTCAGCCTTCACGCTCCGAGCGACGCACCGCCGGCCGACGGAACCAGCGTCCGCAACCGCTTTCCGGGAACTGTCTCGTGGCTCGAGACCGGCAACGCCGTCGCTCGAGTAGGAATCGAACTCGAAAACGAACCGACAGCCGGCGACGAGCTCCCCGAGCTCGTGGCGCTCGTCACGCGTCGGAGCGTCGAGGCACTCGGACTGGAGTCCGGTCGGTCAGTCGTCGCCTCTGTGAAGGCGACGGCTGCACGAGGGGTCGCGACCGAGGAGTCGAGGCGACGAGGCGAGGGCGGCTGA
- a CDS encoding substrate-binding domain-containing protein: MAIQRRRFVAAVGTGALAGLAGCSGLTGKTDDGNPTVAGETLTLTTTTSTYDTGLLGELNVPFQDMYGVTVDSVAKGTGAALETARNGDSDVVMVHARSLEDEFMREGYGVNRRDLMFNDFVIVGPESDPAGIQGTSSAADAFATIADSQAAFVSRGDNSGTHTKELIVWDQAGVEPGGDWYQETGQGMGEVLNIANQQSAYTLSDRGTFLSQRSEIDLTILVQGPIEGGPELLANPYGVIAVNPAVHENVNYDLAMAYIGYLTSPQAQDLIENYEANGEQLFFPRALSEEPNFQQYVPEGWSGTNSDR, translated from the coding sequence ATGGCGATACAACGACGACGGTTCGTCGCAGCTGTGGGGACAGGTGCGCTCGCCGGACTCGCGGGCTGCTCGGGGTTGACCGGGAAAACGGACGATGGGAATCCGACCGTCGCCGGCGAGACGCTGACGTTGACGACGACGACGAGTACGTACGATACAGGCTTACTTGGCGAACTCAACGTGCCATTTCAGGACATGTACGGTGTAACGGTCGACTCCGTCGCAAAGGGGACCGGGGCAGCCCTCGAGACGGCACGGAACGGTGATTCGGACGTCGTGATGGTACACGCCCGATCGCTGGAGGACGAATTCATGCGCGAGGGATACGGCGTGAACCGTCGCGACCTCATGTTCAACGACTTCGTCATCGTCGGACCGGAGTCCGATCCAGCCGGCATCCAGGGCACGAGTTCGGCGGCCGACGCGTTCGCAACGATCGCGGATTCACAGGCGGCGTTCGTCTCTCGAGGGGACAACTCCGGAACGCACACCAAGGAACTCATCGTCTGGGACCAGGCCGGCGTCGAACCGGGCGGTGACTGGTATCAGGAAACCGGTCAGGGAATGGGCGAGGTGTTGAATATTGCCAACCAACAGAGCGCGTACACTCTCTCGGACCGGGGAACCTTCCTCTCGCAGCGATCCGAGATCGACCTCACGATCCTCGTTCAGGGACCGATCGAGGGCGGTCCGGAACTCCTCGCCAATCCGTACGGGGTCATCGCGGTCAATCCGGCAGTTCACGAGAACGTCAATTACGACCTGGCGATGGCCTACATCGGGTATCTCACGAGTCCGCAGGCACAGGACCTCATCGAAAATTACGAAGCGAACGGGGAGCAGTTGTTCTTCCCCCGTGCCCTCTCCGAGGAACCGAACTTCCAGCAGTACGTTCCGGAAGGCTGGAGTGGGACTAACTCAGACAGGTAA
- a CDS encoding ABC transporter permease, with the protein MLVGTLTPVATPFLVDIPFDTVYVRSIIVVSLYVSVIAVLLSAAVSLPIALIVGFSRFPGKRFLTSVINTGMGFPSVVVGLLVLFLVSNQGPLGEFELVFTKRAMIMSQFVLATPPITAISLAAIAGVDQNVRDAAHALGGTRVDVALVTIKEARYGIATAVLAGFGRAISEVGSVLIVGGNIAGADGVSKTRTLTTAISLEARQGRYETAMVLGGILFILVLLVNAVVVRLGDQGVQR; encoded by the coding sequence GTGCTTGTCGGTACGCTCACACCCGTCGCGACGCCGTTCCTCGTGGACATCCCTTTCGATACGGTGTACGTTCGGAGCATCATCGTCGTCTCGTTGTACGTCAGCGTTATCGCCGTCCTGTTGAGCGCCGCCGTGAGCCTGCCAATCGCGCTGATCGTGGGATTTTCCAGGTTCCCGGGAAAGCGGTTTCTCACGTCGGTCATCAACACGGGAATGGGCTTCCCGAGCGTGGTCGTCGGGTTACTGGTCCTGTTTCTCGTCTCGAATCAGGGTCCGCTCGGCGAGTTCGAACTCGTGTTCACGAAGCGGGCGATGATCATGTCGCAGTTCGTCCTCGCGACGCCGCCGATAACCGCCATCAGCCTCGCAGCGATTGCCGGCGTCGATCAGAACGTTCGCGACGCCGCCCACGCTCTCGGGGGGACTCGCGTTGACGTCGCGCTCGTGACAATCAAGGAAGCTCGCTACGGGATCGCGACGGCGGTGCTTGCCGGATTCGGACGTGCGATCAGCGAAGTCGGCTCCGTTCTCATCGTCGGCGGGAACATCGCCGGGGCGGATGGCGTCTCGAAAACCCGAACGCTGACGACCGCCATCTCGCTCGAGGCCCGTCAGGGCCGATACGAGACGGCGATGGTTCTCGGCGGGATACTGTTTATCCTCGTCTTGCTCGTCAACGCGGTGGTCGTTCGCCTCGGCGACCAAGGGGTGCAACGGTGA
- a CDS encoding phosphate ABC transporter ATP-binding protein yields the protein MIRAADVSLSYGTEQVLRDVSLSVDPGEVVAVIGPSGVGKTTLLRILALSLEPEEGTVELDGTDAWAVDDAERLSMRRRIGMVFQDASLFDASVERNVEYGLRVRRSWSTRLRDSLRSAVRSNGTADAVRESLEVVGLANDLEQQTSSLSGGEAQRVSFARALAYEPDVLLLDEPTSDLDPRNTAVIEDAIGEARERGIGIVIATHDMHQAERVADRVAVLLDHRLTEVGPTEQIFENPSEDRTRKFISGELIY from the coding sequence GTGATCCGAGCTGCGGACGTCTCGCTTTCGTACGGAACCGAACAGGTGCTGCGGGACGTGTCGCTCTCGGTCGACCCCGGCGAGGTAGTCGCCGTTATCGGCCCCTCGGGCGTCGGGAAAACGACGTTACTTCGCATTTTAGCCCTTTCTCTCGAACCCGAGGAGGGGACCGTCGAACTCGACGGAACAGACGCGTGGGCCGTCGACGACGCCGAGCGACTCTCGATGCGGCGGCGAATCGGAATGGTGTTTCAGGATGCGAGCCTGTTCGACGCATCGGTCGAACGAAACGTGGAATACGGGCTCCGAGTGCGTCGATCGTGGTCGACGCGACTCCGCGACAGTCTCCGATCCGCCGTTCGCTCCAATGGCACGGCCGACGCCGTTCGGGAGTCACTCGAAGTCGTTGGGCTTGCGAACGACCTCGAGCAGCAGACGTCGTCGCTGTCGGGCGGGGAAGCCCAGCGCGTGTCGTTCGCTCGAGCCCTGGCGTACGAACCGGACGTGCTCCTCCTCGATGAGCCGACGTCTGACCTGGACCCGAGAAACACGGCGGTCATCGAGGACGCGATAGGCGAGGCGCGCGAGCGGGGAATCGGAATCGTCATCGCGACCCACGATATGCACCAGGCAGAGCGCGTAGCCGATCGCGTTGCAGTGTTACTCGACCACCGTCTCACCGAAGTCGGGCCGACGGAGCAGATCTTCGAGAATCCGTCCGAAGACCGAACGCGGAAATTCATCTCCGGCGAACTTATCTACTGA
- a CDS encoding heavy metal translocating P-type ATPase — MSQRRSHVDIQGMSCANCSQTIADGVESLEGVSEANINFATDEGSVEYDPDEVSLDQIYGAIEDAGYSPVTDSVTIGITDMSCANCSETVQEALEETSGVVRADVNFATDEAQVSYNPAEATVTDFYDAIEDAGYAPVREAGDSEGASEDDAREAARQEEIQRQLRLTLFGAALSAPLLFFLVEKLLLGGGIVPETVFGVEFGWVEFLLATPVQFVLGWPFYKNSYKALVTNGRANMDVLIALGSTTAYVYSVTVLSGLIAGGMYFDTAALILVFITLGNYLEARSKGQAGEALRKLLEMEAETATVVDEDGNEETVPLEDVRTGDRMKVRPGEKIPTDGVVVEGQSAVDESMVTGESVPVEKGEGDEVVGSTINENGVLVVEATKVGEDTALQQIVQTVKEAQSRQPDIQNLADRISAYFVPAVIANALLWGTAWFLFPQALAGFVDWLPLWGLVAGGPGVAGGAVSVFEFAVIVFASSVLIACPCALGLATPAATMVGTTIGAQNGVLFKGGDVLERAKDVDTVVFDKTGTLTKGEMELTDVVVFDDGQPVADGGSASEATGSPSDERPDGGAVTIRDRLSEDDVLRLAATAESGSEHPLARAIVDGAKDRGIDVTDPGDFENVPGHGIRATVEGSEVLVGNRKLLRDNDIDPSPAAETMERLENEGKTAMLVARVPADSTEGELIGVVADADTVKESAKDAVRDLQTRGVDVMMITGDNERTARSVAEQVGIDPENVRAEVLPEDKSDAVEAIQNDGRQAMMVGDGVNDAPALAVAYVGTAIGSGTDVAIEAADVTLMRDDPLDVVKAIRISDATLAKIKQNLVWALGYNTAMIPLASLGLLQPVLAAGAMAFSSVSVLTNSLLFRRYTPDRDYKLLGRLR, encoded by the coding sequence ATGAGTCAGCGCCGAAGTCACGTCGACATCCAGGGGATGAGTTGCGCGAACTGCTCGCAGACTATCGCCGACGGCGTCGAGTCCCTCGAGGGGGTCTCGGAGGCGAACATCAACTTCGCGACCGACGAGGGGAGCGTGGAGTACGACCCGGACGAGGTCTCGTTGGACCAGATATACGGCGCAATCGAAGACGCCGGATACTCGCCGGTCACGGACTCGGTGACGATAGGCATCACCGATATGTCGTGTGCGAACTGTTCCGAAACGGTCCAGGAGGCGCTCGAAGAAACGTCGGGCGTCGTCCGGGCCGACGTCAACTTTGCGACTGACGAAGCACAGGTTTCGTACAATCCGGCCGAAGCAACGGTCACGGACTTCTACGACGCCATCGAGGATGCGGGCTATGCGCCCGTCCGTGAGGCCGGCGATTCAGAGGGGGCGTCGGAGGACGACGCTCGCGAGGCCGCCCGCCAAGAAGAGATCCAGCGACAACTGCGACTGACCCTGTTCGGTGCGGCGCTCTCGGCACCGCTCCTGTTCTTCCTCGTCGAGAAGTTGCTGCTTGGCGGCGGCATCGTCCCGGAGACGGTGTTCGGCGTCGAGTTCGGGTGGGTCGAGTTCCTGCTTGCGACGCCCGTCCAGTTCGTCCTCGGGTGGCCGTTCTACAAGAACTCCTACAAGGCGCTCGTCACGAACGGCCGCGCCAACATGGACGTCCTCATTGCGCTTGGATCGACCACCGCGTACGTCTATTCCGTTACGGTGCTCTCGGGGCTGATCGCCGGCGGCATGTACTTCGACACGGCGGCGCTGATCCTCGTGTTCATCACGCTCGGAAACTACCTCGAGGCCCGCTCGAAAGGACAGGCCGGCGAGGCGCTCCGGAAGCTCCTCGAAATGGAAGCCGAGACGGCCACCGTCGTCGACGAGGACGGCAACGAAGAGACCGTTCCGCTCGAGGACGTCCGAACCGGCGACCGGATGAAGGTTCGCCCCGGCGAAAAGATTCCGACCGACGGGGTCGTCGTGGAGGGCCAAAGCGCAGTCGACGAGTCGATGGTCACCGGCGAGTCCGTCCCCGTCGAGAAAGGAGAAGGCGACGAGGTAGTCGGCTCGACGATAAACGAGAACGGCGTCCTCGTCGTCGAAGCGACGAAAGTCGGAGAGGACACTGCCCTCCAGCAGATCGTCCAGACGGTCAAGGAGGCCCAGTCCCGTCAACCGGACATCCAGAATCTCGCGGATCGCATTTCGGCGTACTTCGTCCCGGCCGTCATCGCGAACGCCCTTCTCTGGGGGACCGCCTGGTTCCTGTTCCCCCAGGCACTCGCTGGATTCGTCGACTGGCTCCCGCTCTGGGGGCTCGTCGCGGGTGGTCCCGGTGTCGCCGGCGGCGCGGTTTCGGTGTTCGAATTTGCCGTCATCGTCTTCGCGTCGTCGGTGCTGATCGCGTGCCCCTGCGCACTGGGATTGGCGACGCCGGCCGCGACCATGGTCGGGACTACCATCGGCGCACAGAACGGCGTACTGTTCAAGGGCGGCGACGTGCTCGAACGCGCGAAGGATGTCGATACGGTCGTCTTCGATAAAACGGGAACGCTCACGAAAGGCGAGATGGAGTTGACCGACGTCGTCGTGTTCGACGACGGACAGCCGGTCGCCGACGGCGGTTCCGCGAGCGAAGCGACCGGGTCCCCGTCGGACGAGCGACCCGACGGCGGCGCAGTGACCATCCGTGACCGCCTCAGCGAAGACGACGTCCTTCGGCTGGCTGCGACGGCCGAAAGCGGTAGCGAACACCCGCTCGCGCGAGCCATCGTCGACGGCGCAAAAGACCGCGGCATCGACGTGACGGACCCCGGTGACTTCGAAAACGTCCCCGGACACGGTATCCGCGCCACGGTCGAGGGGAGCGAGGTGCTCGTCGGGAACCGCAAGTTGCTCCGTGACAACGACATCGATCCCTCGCCCGCCGCAGAAACGATGGAACGCCTCGAGAACGAAGGCAAAACCGCCATGCTCGTCGCTCGCGTGCCGGCCGACTCCACCGAGGGGGAACTCATCGGCGTCGTCGCCGACGCCGACACGGTCAAAGAGAGCGCCAAAGATGCGGTGAGGGATCTACAGACGCGCGGGGTCGACGTGATGATGATAACGGGCGACAACGAGCGGACCGCTCGCTCCGTCGCTGAACAGGTCGGTATCGACCCCGAGAACGTCCGCGCCGAGGTCCTGCCCGAAGACAAATCGGACGCCGTCGAAGCGATCCAGAACGACGGCCGTCAGGCGATGATGGTCGGCGACGGCGTCAACGACGCACCCGCGCTCGCCGTCGCGTACGTTGGCACGGCCATCGGATCGGGGACGGACGTCGCCATCGAGGCGGCAGACGTCACCCTGATGCGTGATGACCCGCTGGACGTGGTCAAGGCCATCCGCATCTCGGACGCGACGCTCGCCAAAATCAAGCAGAACCTCGTGTGGGCGCTCGGATACAATACGGCGATGATCCCACTCGCGTCGCTCGGTCTGCTCCAGCCCGTGCTGGCAGCCGGTGCGATGGCGTTCTCCTCGGTCTCGGTGCTTACGAACAGTCTCCTATTCAGGCGGTACACCCCCGATCGAGACTACAAACTGCTCGGCCGGCTGCGTTGA
- a CDS encoding DUF302 domain-containing protein yields MDYTIQQSVSGSFEDVVDATVAALDEEGFGVLCDIDVQATLEKKLGEEFRKYRILGACNPGLAHEGLSEEIELGALLPCNVIVYETDDGTVVVSAVDPNRLVGVADNAELDSIATEVRDRFDRALSAVADEIDAASAD; encoded by the coding sequence ATGGATTATACAATACAACAGTCCGTGTCCGGTAGCTTCGAAGACGTCGTCGACGCGACAGTCGCTGCGCTCGACGAGGAGGGGTTCGGCGTCCTCTGCGATATCGACGTGCAGGCGACGCTCGAGAAGAAACTCGGCGAGGAGTTTCGCAAGTACAGAATTCTCGGCGCGTGTAACCCGGGTCTTGCACACGAGGGACTCTCGGAAGAGATCGAACTCGGTGCTCTTCTCCCCTGTAACGTCATCGTTTACGAAACTGACGACGGCACCGTCGTGGTCAGCGCAGTCGACCCGAATCGGCTCGTCGGCGTCGCGGACAACGCCGAACTCGACTCGATCGCAACCGAAGTCCGCGACCGGTTCGATCGCGCGCTTTCGGCCGTCGCAGACGAAATCGATGCCGCATCCGCGGACTGA
- a CDS encoding SHOCT domain-containing protein, with product MSTERTTDGWPRLVLIVLAVIVLFPLVMLIVAIPMMGLMGWWWSGSMTGGLSLIWAIGMLLVWLLVLLGIGYLLYRGLAGGAGPSPTSDRALEELRVAYARGDLSEAEFEERRAKLEREESQ from the coding sequence ATGTCCACGGAACGCACCACAGACGGGTGGCCTCGACTCGTCCTGATCGTTCTGGCCGTGATCGTCCTCTTCCCGCTGGTGATGCTGATCGTCGCAATACCGATGATGGGACTGATGGGCTGGTGGTGGAGCGGTAGCATGACCGGTGGATTATCACTGATCTGGGCTATCGGGATGCTGCTCGTCTGGCTTCTCGTCCTCCTCGGCATCGGGTACCTTCTCTATCGCGGCCTCGCCGGCGGTGCCGGGCCATCGCCGACCAGCGATCGAGCACTCGAGGAACTCCGCGTCGCGTACGCCCGCGGTGATCTCTCCGAAGCGGAGTTCGAAGAGCGTCGTGCGAAACTCGAGCGCGAGGAATCGCAATAA
- a CDS encoding ABC transporter permease subunit, which translates to MTWMTVAKKDFRDAVQSRALWALVTVFVLLSVISSYAYVEVPEMFGEPAGATFGGLLFFSVGLIGLFVPLAAIVVCYKSLAGEREIGSIKLLLSLPTTRLHVFVGKVVGRAAVLSFGLSVGIVLGLGFGSMLLGEINALAMLVFVLVTLSFAAVYAGIMVGLSATTGSTSRATTLALGFFVIFELFWDVVPMGILYIVEGFTLPTEIPDWMFLVTQLSPSAAYFTSIVALLPDLADTVGAAPAQTGGGVEITPADADPFYVTPAVGLIVLLFWLVVPFVVGYYRFNSADI; encoded by the coding sequence ATGACCTGGATGACTGTTGCAAAAAAGGACTTCCGAGACGCCGTGCAGTCGCGGGCATTGTGGGCGCTCGTTACGGTATTCGTCCTGCTATCGGTGATATCGTCGTACGCGTACGTCGAGGTCCCCGAGATGTTCGGCGAACCAGCGGGAGCGACGTTCGGCGGCCTGCTCTTTTTTAGCGTCGGTCTCATCGGGTTGTTCGTCCCGCTTGCAGCCATCGTCGTCTGTTACAAGTCGCTCGCTGGAGAACGTGAGATTGGGAGTATCAAACTTCTGCTCTCGTTACCGACTACCCGATTGCACGTTTTCGTTGGCAAAGTCGTTGGCCGAGCAGCAGTGCTCTCGTTCGGTCTGAGTGTCGGGATCGTACTCGGACTCGGATTCGGATCGATGTTGCTCGGCGAGATCAATGCGCTGGCTATGCTGGTGTTCGTCCTCGTTACATTGTCGTTCGCGGCCGTGTATGCGGGTATCATGGTGGGACTTTCGGCGACGACAGGTTCCACGTCACGGGCGACGACGCTCGCGCTCGGCTTTTTCGTAATCTTCGAGTTATTCTGGGATGTTGTCCCGATGGGGATACTCTACATCGTCGAAGGCTTTACGCTCCCGACCGAAATACCCGATTGGATGTTTCTCGTTACCCAGCTCTCGCCGTCCGCAGCGTACTTTACGTCGATCGTTGCACTCTTGCCTGATCTCGCGGACACAGTCGGTGCTGCTCCGGCCCAGACCGGCGGCGGTGTCGAAATAACGCCCGCTGACGCCGACCCGTTCTACGTGACTCCAGCAGTCGGTCTCATTGTACTCCTCTTCTGGCTCGTCGTCCCGTTTGTTGTCGGATACTACCGATTCAACAGTGCGGATATCTGA